The sequence GGCCAAACACTTGGAGTAGTTGGTAAAACCGGATCCGGGAAAACAACTATGTTCAAGTTGTTATTGCGTGAATACGACCGCTATAAAGGCCAAATCCGATATGGAAATACAGACATTAGGGATTATTCTTTAAATGCTCTATTGCAGCATATCGGTTATGTGCCGCAAGACCAATTTTTGTTTTCAACGAGCATCAAAGAAAACATTCGTTTTGCAGATCAAGAATTAGATCAATCCGCAGTCGAGCATGCAGCTAAACTAACAGCTGTTCATGAAGATATTATGGAAATGGAGCAAGGCTACGATACTTTAGTGGGAGAGCGCGGAGTTTCATTGTCCGGCGGTCAAAAACAGCGGCTTTCAATTGCTCGTGCTCTAATCATCAAACCAGAACTGTTGATTTTGGACGATGCACTTTCAGCTGTGGACGCCAAAACGGAAGAAGCTATCTTGAATGCTTTGAAACACGAACGGTCAGAACAAACTACGATTATTGCGGCTCATCGCATCAGCAGTGTGTTGCATGCTGATGAGATCATCGTTATCGAAGAAGGAAAAATCATTGAACGCGGGACTCACTTAGAATTATTGGCTCTCAATGGTTGGTATAAAGAAATGTATGACAAACAGCAATTGGAAAGAACAACTGAAGGAGGGGGAGACTAATGGAGCAAAAAACAAGTGGGTCAAAATCCTTTCCTCTTAAAGAACAGTTCCAAATTGTGAGTAGAATATTTAAATTTGGCGCCCCGTTTAAAGGTAAATTTTTTATGGCTATTTTCTTCGGAGTATTAGTGGCTATAACGAATGTAGTGTTGCCTCGTATTTTACAAACGTTTATGGATGATTATCTAGCAACGCAAACAGCCACAACTAGAATTATCGGTTTATTTGCCGCTGCTTATTTCGGAGTAACCTTGCTCAAAATTATTGTTTGGTATTTAAACCTGTACCTGTTTAATTTGGCCTCTGAAAAAACAGTGGAGAATATCCGGAACAAAGTGTTTACTAAATTGCATACTTTAGGGATGAGATTTTTTGATCAAACGCCTGCTGGTTCAATCGTGACGCGCGTAACCAATGATACTGAGACGATCAAAGAGTTTTTTGAAGTATTTCTTACCGTTTTGCAAGGGATTTTTGGAGTTGTAGCTTCTTTTATTGCGATGGCTTTATTAAGTTTGGAAATCACTTTGTGGATCATGTTATTCGTTCCAGTATTACTGATAGTTATTTGGTATTATCAAAAATACAGTTCGACGATCTACCGGAGTATGCGTGAAAAGCTGAGTATCTTAAATACAAAGCTGGCAGAATCAATCTCTGGAATGAGTATCATCCAACAATTTCGACAAGAAAAAAGATTGCAAAAAGATTTTGAAAAAACCAACAGTTCTTATTTCGAATCGCGTTATGCCATGGTTAAAGCCAATGCATTGCTGCTTGGTCCGATCATTAACTTATTGGATACATTAGCTTTGGTAGTCATTTTAAGCTTTTTTGGATACAACGCTTTAACTGGAGCGGTTGGAGTTGGTGTTATTTATGCATTTGCTTCTTATGTGCGAAATTTCTTCAATCCGATGGTTCGTATGATGGATAGCTTGAGTATTTTTCAAGATGGCGTGGTCTCAAGTAACCGGGTATTGAATGTATTGGATAATCAAGAACTCACGCCTCAGCAAGAACCTGATAGCTCTGCGAAGATCAAAGCAGGGAAAATTGAGTTTAAAAATGTTAGTTTTTCTTATGATGGTAAAAAGAATGTGTTAAATAACATTACCTTTACGGCGAATCCCGGCGAAACAGTGGCTCTAGTCGGTCATACAGGAAGTGGGAAAAGTTCTATTATCAATGTAATGATGCGTTTTTATGAATTTTCGGAAGGGGATATTTTAATTGATGGTATTTCGATCAAAAAATACCCGATTGAGGAATTGCGTAGCAAAATGGGGTTGGTTTTGCAAGACTCCTTCTTATTTTACGGAACCATTAATGACAATATTCGTCTGAAAAATCCCGCCATTACTGATCGTCAAGTTGAAGCCGCTGCTCAATTTGTTCAAGCAGATGCCTTTATTGAGCAGCTGCCTAATCAGTATGAATCGAAAGTGATTGAAAGAGGAGCAAGTTATTCCAGTGGTCAAAAACAATTGATTTCTTTTGCTAGTACAATCGTAACGGATCCTAAAATACTGATACTGGACGAAGCAACAGCCAATATTGATACAGAGACAGAAGCATTGATTCAAGAAGGTCTGAATAAAATGCGGCAAGGGCGTACTACATTGGCCATAGCCCATCGATTGTCAACCATTCGTGATGCCAATATGATTTTAGTTTTAGATCATGGTGAGATCATCGAACAAGGAACACATGACGAATTGATTAAACAAAATGGTGTTTACCATGAAATGTACCGACTTCAAAACAATGGTCTGGTGGAATAGTAAAAAAGGGATCTTTATCAAATCGTGTTGGTGTCTCTTAGATTGAAATTTCCTTCGGAACTTACGTGTTTGCTTGTAGAAAGCCATGGGACCGCTTGGAGCCTCTTTGGGTCTCCAGGTTTTCAAGCCTCAAACGAAGCGTAAACGCTTCGTAATTCGCATTGAATCCTTTTCATGGCTACAAGCAGCCACTATTCCTCCAAAAATTTCAAGATTGTAGCATATAGTCATTTCACTTACCAACACCCAAAATGATAGAACCTAAAAAAGGCAACACTTCAGCTGAAGCGTTGCCTTTTTTAGGTAATAAAATGAATTATTTGTGGTAATCGTATTTGTAAGTTGGATCAATTTCATGGTCCAGTTGATCAAAGGCATGCTGAATTTGTTCTTCGATACCTTTCAAGTTATCCTTAGTTAATTTTGTGCTTTTTTCAATGGTGATCGGATCACCAAAGCGGACCGTTATCCGTTTTCGTTTAAGCAGCTCTGAAACGGTCAAAGGACCTTGATAAACTGCTGGGATAATGGGCACACCGCTTAGTTTTGCGATGGTGGCTGCACCGCCTTTGAGCTCAGAAGAATGTCTAGTTCCCGTGGGAAAGATAACAAGACTAAGCTCTCCTTGTTTTAGAATTTTTACAGGTGTTTTGATAGCGCTTGGTCCAGGATTTTGGCGATCAACAGGAAAAGCGTTAGCGTGACGAATGACCCATCCCATAATTGGATTTTTAAACAACTCTTTTTTTGCCATGAACGTGAATTCATGAGGTTTAGCAGCTAGTGCTAAATAAATTGGATCGATCCATGTACGATGAGGAGCTACTAAAATGAAAGAACCTTCTTTAGGCAGCTTCTCTTTATTTTGATAATGCGCATTCCCATTTAAAATGGCTAATAAGAAACCGACGATACTACGTAATACTCTAAAAAACAATGGCTTTCAACCTTTCGCGTTCAGATGACTGAACGATATTGTGATGGTATAATTATGAGCGAGATGAGTTGTTTTAGCAAGCTATTTCAAAAAAACAAGCAATTTTATCTTAGTTTAATTCACCAAAGTATTTGGAAAAAGAAGAAGCGACAGACTCGATTTTGCTTTTATTAAAACCGGCTCTTATTAAAATGAATGAAAAAGTTTTCTTTTTGTACAAGAATGGCGTAGAATAGAGAGATAGTTAAAAATCAAGATGTAAAAGGTAAAATGTATGAAAGTAGGGGAACGTTGAATGAAGTGGAGTATTCCAGAACGTGTTATTGACCAAGCTAGAAAATATGTCGCCGATAAACGAGTCCTTTCAATCAATTCTTATTTTGAAAAAAAGGTATGGGTTGCTGAAGTTATGGGAGATGAAATTTATCGTGTTGAACTAGATGGTACAACTAAAGAAGACGACTATTGTGAATGCAGTTATTGGAAGGAACACGGTTATTGTAGACACACGGTAGCGGTTGAATTAGAACTGCGCGATCGTGGAATCAGTCGGATAATGACAGAAGAAAATGCCAAAGAAGTTGCAGCTGATTCACCCAACCCAGGACAAGAGTTAACGGAATCATTTACGCGGGTTTTCTTAAATGAACACAGAGAAACTTTAACTCCTTTACAAAAGAACCGCATTTTGGAGCTGGAATATAAAATAGAAACGAAACCATTAAGTACAGCACTCGTTCGGTCAAAAAGCGAAGTTTTTGCCTTAAGTATCCGTGCTGGTGTTGATAAACTTTATATTGTTAAAGATTTAACCAGCTTTTTTGACAGTTTTTCAGCTCAAAGCGTGTTTGAAATAAAACCTGGTCAGACGATTGATTTTAAACAAATTAAGTTAACTGACGAAGATGCAGCAATCATGGATTTTCTTCAAAAACAAATTCATTCGAATGCTTTGATCATCGGCAATCAAAAAGAAGCGACATTGTTAACGAATAACAAGCGGTACCTAGTTTTGTCGCCTATACTCGCTGAGTTAACGTTACAAATGCTTCAAGATAGCGGCAATCTTCAATTCGTGAATGGTAAAAATAAATATAAAACGGTTGTTTTTGTGGAAAATCAATTGCCTATTTCTTTTGAATTGTTTCAAAGAAACGGTGTAGTTATATTAGACACATTAAACCTAATTGACAGTTATTTAGATGAATACCAGTGGTTCATTTCTGGAAATGTTATCTTTCAGCCCTCTAAGGAGCAATTGCGGACAGTTCAACCTTTGCGTTACTTTTTGCAGCGTTACGATGGGAAAGATATCGAAATATTGCCAGAAAACATGCCGGATTTCACAGCTTATGTTATGCCGTTATTGACAAAAATGGGAGAGGTGACGATTGATGAAGCATTGAAAAATTCATTTATCCAAGAACCTTTAAAAACGATTATTTATTTTAGATATGAAAAAGAAGCGGTTCACGCAACCGTTGAGTTCAATTATAAACAATTGGTTTTGTCAACCAATCCTGAAGAAAACCAATTGCCAGACGTGGGGGTCCAAATTATTCGGGACAGCCAAAAAGAAATGAGTATATTAAATCGTCTAAAAGAATACAATTACCATCGGACTGAAACAAGTTATACTAAACGTATGGTGCGGGACGAGGATTTTTATACCTTGTTTACACAAGAAATCCCCACACTTGAATTAGAGGCTACTATTTATGTGGATGATTTATTAGACAGTATGTTTTTAGATCAAATCGATCCTGAAACAAGTATAGACGTCCAAAACGATGGATCTTTTTTAGATATTCGCTTTGATATCGGTGGAATTACTTCAGAAGAGGTCGATAAAGTTTTAAAAAGTCTAAGCGAAAAGAAAGCTTTCCATAAATTAGACAATGGAACTTTAATTGACTTGGAAACCGACAACTTTAAACAAATTAGTGATGTATTAAGCGAATTGAGAGTATTGAAGAATTTTCAAAATGGAAAAATCAGTTTGCCAAGTTACCGCGGATTGGAATTACATGAAAAGTTTGGTTTGGAAGAAAAAAATAAACAAACCCTTTCTAGAAAGTTCCAAGACTTGATACAAGATTTAAACTTTCCGGATCAATTTGAAGCAGTTGTGCCAAAAGGATTACACGCTGATTTAAGGCCTTATCAAATCACTGGGTACAAATGGTTGAAGATGCTTTCGAAATACGGATTTGGCGGTATATTAGCCGATGATATGGGGTTGGGTAAAACAATCCAGGTCATCACCTATATCCTTTCTGAAATTGAAGAAAAAGGTAAAAATGATCCTTTCTTGATTGTGGCTCCAGCATCGTTAACCTATAACTGGAATCATGAATTCAAAAAATTTGCACCTTCGATTGAAAACTTTGTAGTTGCTGGTACAGCGGAAGAAAGAATGGCTATCATCGATTCTGTTCAACCCAATCAGGTTTTAATTACTTCATACCCAAGTTTTAGACAAGATGCCGACCTTTATAAAAAGAAGACATTTAGCTTGCTGGCATTGGATGAATCACAAATGGTAAAGAACTACCATACTAAAACAGCCCAGGCACTTAGAGGACTGAGCATTAAGAAACGATTTGCATTAAGCGGGACACCTATAGAAAATAAGATAGAAGAATTATGGGCTATTTTTCAATTGATCATGCCAGGCTTTTTCCCTAGCATTAAACAGTTCAAAACATTGCCTTATGAACAAATTGCGAAAATGATTCGTCCGTTCGTATTGCGCCGAATTAAAAAAGATGTGCTAAAAGAATTGCCTGATAAAATCGAGACAAATTTATACAGTTCCATGACCAAAGAGCAAAAAACGGTTTATCTAGCTTATTTACAACGTATTCAAGAAAGTGTACAAAACATGTCCGGTGAAGATTTCCGTAAAAATCGTATTGAAATTTTATCTGGATTAACGAGATTGCGTCAAATTTGTTGTGATCCAAGATTATTCTTGGAAGACTACGAAGGAGAATCAGGAAAATTAGAGCAATTAAAAGACCTATTGGCGACTGCTAAAGAAAGCGGCAAGCGCGTACTCATTTTCTCGCAATTTACTTCTATGTTGACGATTATTGAAAGAGAACTAGCGACTGAAGGAGTAGATACGTTCTATTTAAGCGGCCAAACAAAACCAAAAGAGCGTTTAGAAATGGTCAATCGCTTCAACGATGGCGAAAAGGAAATTTTCCTAATTTCATTAAAAGCAGGTGGAACAGGCTTGAACTTAACCGGAGCAGACACCGTTATTTTATATGACTTATGGTGGAACCCTGCTGTAGAAGAGCAGGCTGCCGGTCGTGCTCACCGTTTAGGACAAAAGAAAGTCGTTGAAGTTTGGCGTTTGATAGCTGAAGGAACCATTGAAGAAAAAATCAATGCGCTTCAGCAAGAGAAAAAAGCTCTATTTGATCAAGTTATAACTGCTGAAGCTGGGGATCAAAAATCATTGAATCAATTAACGGAATCAGATATTCGTGAAATTTTGAGTATTGGAAACTAAATTTGATCAGTGAATAGGAATAGAAATCAAAGAAACGAGAGGAAGTGATTCAGGTGGCAGATGTTATTTTGCACATTGATGAATTAGAGAAATGGTCTTTAGTCTTAGGAAATGTTCGAAACTTAAAAAAAGCCCAAGCTTCTCTCAAAATTGAAGTGGTGGCTAATGCCGCAGCTGTCAAAGGATATCTTGATTCTGTTCTTTTAGAAGAAATCAAGCCTTTGATTGAGCAACATGTTTGGTTTGTAGCGTGCAATAACGCTTTACGCGCACATGAAATCAAAGAAAATGATCTTGCACCTGAAATTAAAATCGTGCCTTCAGGTGTAATGGAGTTGGTTGTACAACAACAAGCAGGAGCAGCTTATGTGAAACCTTAATAAAAAACAGCTATTCATTTATTTTGGCAAAACAAACTTTTTGGCTTGATTTATTCATCAAGAAACTATATAATAATAAACGGTGCTAAAACACCAAACTATTTCACACCTCAAAGGATGTAAAGGACGGTGCTTGAGCAATCAAGTCTCCTTACAGTTGATTTTGAGGGAGGGAAAATAAAAACCAAATGGAGGAAACAAATCATGGCAGTAATCTCAATGAAACAATTGCTTGAAGCAGGCGTACACTTCGGTCACCAAACACGTCGTTGGAACCCGAAAATGAAACGTTTTATCTTTACAGAAAGAAACGGTATCTACATCATCGACTTACAAAAAACAGTTAAGTTAGCTGATGCAGCATACAACTACATGAAAGAAGTATCTGAAAACGGCGGAATCGCTTTATTCGTAGGTACTAAAAAACAAGCACAAGAAGCTATTAAAGAAGAAGCAATCCGTTCAGGACAATTCTATGTAAACCACCGTTGGTTAGGTGGAACATTAACGAACTGGGATACTATCCAAAAACGTATCAAACGTTTGAAAGAAATCAACAAAATGGAAGAAGACGGAACATTTGAAGTCCTTCCTAAAAAAGAAGTCGGTATCTTATTGAAACAACGTGACCGTTTAGAAAAATTCTTAGGCGGAATCGAAGATATGCCTAGAATTCCAGACGTAATGTTTGTTGTAGACCCTCGTAAAGAGCGTATTGCAATCCAAGAAGCACACAAATTAAACATTCCTATCGTGGCTATGGTTGACACTAACTGTGACCCAGATGAAATCGATGTTATCATTCCATCAAACGATGATGCTATCCGTGCTGTTAAATTGATTACTTCAAAAATGGCTGACGCTATGATCGAAGGAAACCAAGGACAAGACGAAGTTGTTGAAGAAACTTTCACAGCTGAAGCTCCTGCTGCTGAAACAGCATCAATCGAAGAAATCGTTGAAGTTGTTGAAGGCGACAACGCTGAATAATTAAATAATTAACGGCTGTCTCGAGCAAAAGGAGAAGTGAGAAGCGACTTTATACGAAGCGGCATCATTTCAATTTTACTTGGGGCAGTTTTTTTATGAAAATTAAGGGTATTTATTATCTTATGAAAATCAAGGCAACTTATTAGGAGGAAATTTATAATGGTACAAGTAACAGCTGCTTTAGTAAAAAAATTACGTGATATGACAGGTGTCGGCATGATGGACGCTAAAAAAGCATTGGTAGCCGTTGACGGCGATATTGATGCTGCAGTAGACCACTTAAGAGAAACGGGTATGGCAAAAGCTGCTAAAAAAGCAGACCGTATTGCTGCTGAAGGCTTAGCAGGCGTAGACGTTGAAGGCAATGTCGGCGCAATTACAGAAATCAATTCAGAAACAGACTTTGTTTCTAAAAACGAACAATTCCAAAAATTAGTTAAAGACGTAACGACTGCAATTGCTGAAGGCAATCCAGCAACAGTGGAAGAAGCTCAAGCATTAAAAGCAGGAGACGGTACTGTTGAATCTGAAGTTCTTTCAGCAACGACTAAAATTGGAGAAAAAATTGGTTTACGTCGTTTTGCACGTGTAGAAAAAACAGATGCTGATGCTTTTGGCGCTTACACTCATATGGGCGGACGTATCGCTGTGTTGACTGTTCTTGAAGGAACAACTGACGAATCTGTTGCACGTGATGTTGCTATGCACATCGCTGCAATCAACCCTAAATATGTTTCTCGCGACCAAGTTTCTCAAGAAGAAATTGATCATGAAACAAAAATCTTAACAGAACAAGCTTTGAACGAAGGAAAACCAGCTAATATCGTTGAAAAAATGATTGTTGGACGTTTGAACAAATACTTGGCTGAAATCAGCTTGCTTGACCAACCGTTTGTTAAAGATCCAGATATGACTGTTGGCAAATACGTTGCTTCTAAAGGAGCAACTGTTAAATCATTTGTTCGCTTTGAAGTGGGCGAAGGTATTGAAAAACGTGAAGAAAACTTTGCTGAAGAAGTAATGAACCAAGTTAAAAAGTAATATTATTTAATGTTGTAAAAAGGGGAGACGCATTTGCCTGCGTTTCCTTTTTTTATGCCATTTATTCCTTTTGTTGAAAAAACTTCTTGCTGTTTTGAAAAAAGTCAAAAACACGCTTATTCTTAGGAATTATAAATGAAGTTTTTAGCGAGATATGGTAAACTAAAAAGAGTGTAAGAGCCAATGGAGGGAAAAAAGTATGATCGAACCAAAATACAAACGTATCGTCTTAAAACTCAGTGGAGAAGCTTTAGCTGGAGATTCAGGTTTTGGGATTCAACCACCGACGATTCAAAAAATATGTCAAGAAATTAAAGAAGTACATGATTTAGGCGTGGAAATTGCTATTGTAGTCGGCGGTGGAAACATTTGGCGCGGGCAAGTCGGTTCTGAAATGGGAATGGAACGCGCTCAAGCAGACTATATGGGGATGCTTGCTACGGTCATGAATGCTTTAGCATTACAAGACTGTCTTGAAAACGAAGGGGTGCCAACAAGAGTCCAAACTTCAATTGAAATGCGACAAATCGCTGAACCGTATATTCGACGGAAAGCTGAACGCCACCTTGAAAAAGGCCGTGTCGTTATTTTTGCAGGAGGTACAGGAAATCCTTACTTCTCAACAGATACCACAGCAGCTTTACGCGCAGCAGAAATTGGTGCTGATGTTATTTTAATGGCTAAAAACAACGTTGATGGAGTTTACTCAGCTGATCCTAAATTAGATGGTTCAGCAGTTAAATATGAGGAACTGACTCATTTAGAGATTATCAATAAAGGTCTTCAAGTGATGGACACCACAGCTAGCTCGCTAAGTATGGACAACGATATTCCATTGGTTGTTTTTAATTTAAATGAGTCAGGCAATATTAAACGGGTCGCTTTAGGCGAAACGATCGGAACTACAGTCAGG is a genomic window of Carnobacterium sp. CP1 containing:
- a CDS encoding ABC transporter ATP-binding protein, encoding MEQKTSGSKSFPLKEQFQIVSRIFKFGAPFKGKFFMAIFFGVLVAITNVVLPRILQTFMDDYLATQTATTRIIGLFAAAYFGVTLLKIIVWYLNLYLFNLASEKTVENIRNKVFTKLHTLGMRFFDQTPAGSIVTRVTNDTETIKEFFEVFLTVLQGIFGVVASFIAMALLSLEITLWIMLFVPVLLIVIWYYQKYSSTIYRSMREKLSILNTKLAESISGMSIIQQFRQEKRLQKDFEKTNSSYFESRYAMVKANALLLGPIINLLDTLALVVILSFFGYNALTGAVGVGVIYAFASYVRNFFNPMVRMMDSLSIFQDGVVSSNRVLNVLDNQELTPQQEPDSSAKIKAGKIEFKNVSFSYDGKKNVLNNITFTANPGETVALVGHTGSGKSSIINVMMRFYEFSEGDILIDGISIKKYPIEELRSKMGLVLQDSFLFYGTINDNIRLKNPAITDRQVEAAAQFVQADAFIEQLPNQYESKVIERGASYSSGQKQLISFASTIVTDPKILILDEATANIDTETEALIQEGLNKMRQGRTTLAIAHRLSTIRDANMILVLDHGEIIEQGTHDELIKQNGVYHEMYRLQNNGLVE
- a CDS encoding lysophospholipid acyltransferase family protein, which codes for MFFRVLRSIVGFLLAILNGNAHYQNKEKLPKEGSFILVAPHRTWIDPIYLALAAKPHEFTFMAKKELFKNPIMGWVIRHANAFPVDRQNPGPSAIKTPVKILKQGELSLVIFPTGTRHSSELKGGAATIAKLSGVPIIPAVYQGPLTVSELLKRKRITVRFGDPITIEKSTKLTKDNLKGIEEQIQHAFDQLDHEIDPTYKYDYHK
- a CDS encoding DEAD/DEAH box helicase codes for the protein MKWSIPERVIDQARKYVADKRVLSINSYFEKKVWVAEVMGDEIYRVELDGTTKEDDYCECSYWKEHGYCRHTVAVELELRDRGISRIMTEENAKEVAADSPNPGQELTESFTRVFLNEHRETLTPLQKNRILELEYKIETKPLSTALVRSKSEVFALSIRAGVDKLYIVKDLTSFFDSFSAQSVFEIKPGQTIDFKQIKLTDEDAAIMDFLQKQIHSNALIIGNQKEATLLTNNKRYLVLSPILAELTLQMLQDSGNLQFVNGKNKYKTVVFVENQLPISFELFQRNGVVILDTLNLIDSYLDEYQWFISGNVIFQPSKEQLRTVQPLRYFLQRYDGKDIEILPENMPDFTAYVMPLLTKMGEVTIDEALKNSFIQEPLKTIIYFRYEKEAVHATVEFNYKQLVLSTNPEENQLPDVGVQIIRDSQKEMSILNRLKEYNYHRTETSYTKRMVRDEDFYTLFTQEIPTLELEATIYVDDLLDSMFLDQIDPETSIDVQNDGSFLDIRFDIGGITSEEVDKVLKSLSEKKAFHKLDNGTLIDLETDNFKQISDVLSELRVLKNFQNGKISLPSYRGLELHEKFGLEEKNKQTLSRKFQDLIQDLNFPDQFEAVVPKGLHADLRPYQITGYKWLKMLSKYGFGGILADDMGLGKTIQVITYILSEIEEKGKNDPFLIVAPASLTYNWNHEFKKFAPSIENFVVAGTAEERMAIIDSVQPNQVLITSYPSFRQDADLYKKKTFSLLALDESQMVKNYHTKTAQALRGLSIKKRFALSGTPIENKIEELWAIFQLIMPGFFPSIKQFKTLPYEQIAKMIRPFVLRRIKKDVLKELPDKIETNLYSSMTKEQKTVYLAYLQRIQESVQNMSGEDFRKNRIEILSGLTRLRQICCDPRLFLEDYEGESGKLEQLKDLLATAKESGKRVLIFSQFTSMLTIIERELATEGVDTFYLSGQTKPKERLEMVNRFNDGEKEIFLISLKAGGTGLNLTGADTVILYDLWWNPAVEEQAAGRAHRLGQKKVVEVWRLIAEGTIEEKINALQQEKKALFDQVITAEAGDQKSLNQLTESDIREILSIGN
- a CDS encoding DsrE family protein, which encodes MADVILHIDELEKWSLVLGNVRNLKKAQASLKIEVVANAAAVKGYLDSVLLEEIKPLIEQHVWFVACNNALRAHEIKENDLAPEIKIVPSGVMELVVQQQAGAAYVKP
- the rpsB gene encoding 30S ribosomal protein S2; translation: MAVISMKQLLEAGVHFGHQTRRWNPKMKRFIFTERNGIYIIDLQKTVKLADAAYNYMKEVSENGGIALFVGTKKQAQEAIKEEAIRSGQFYVNHRWLGGTLTNWDTIQKRIKRLKEINKMEEDGTFEVLPKKEVGILLKQRDRLEKFLGGIEDMPRIPDVMFVVDPRKERIAIQEAHKLNIPIVAMVDTNCDPDEIDVIIPSNDDAIRAVKLITSKMADAMIEGNQGQDEVVEETFTAEAPAAETASIEEIVEVVEGDNAE
- the tsf gene encoding translation elongation factor Ts; translated protein: MVQVTAALVKKLRDMTGVGMMDAKKALVAVDGDIDAAVDHLRETGMAKAAKKADRIAAEGLAGVDVEGNVGAITEINSETDFVSKNEQFQKLVKDVTTAIAEGNPATVEEAQALKAGDGTVESEVLSATTKIGEKIGLRRFARVEKTDADAFGAYTHMGGRIAVLTVLEGTTDESVARDVAMHIAAINPKYVSRDQVSQEEIDHETKILTEQALNEGKPANIVEKMIVGRLNKYLAEISLLDQPFVKDPDMTVGKYVASKGATVKSFVRFEVGEGIEKREENFAEEVMNQVKK
- the pyrH gene encoding UMP kinase, producing the protein MIEPKYKRIVLKLSGEALAGDSGFGIQPPTIQKICQEIKEVHDLGVEIAIVVGGGNIWRGQVGSEMGMERAQADYMGMLATVMNALALQDCLENEGVPTRVQTSIEMRQIAEPYIRRKAERHLEKGRVVIFAGGTGNPYFSTDTTAALRAAEIGADVILMAKNNVDGVYSADPKLDGSAVKYEELTHLEIINKGLQVMDTTASSLSMDNDIPLVVFNLNESGNIKRVALGETIGTTVRGKRV